The window CTGGTAGCTGAATATTCTTTAAAGGACGATATCGCAATTTCATGCATAATTTATCCACTGAAGATATTTGAAGAGTACAGCACACCTTTTCTCTTAAATGTCAAAGAAGAGGGTATCAGAATATGAAGAAATACGAAAGGGAAATAAGAGCCTTAATAATAAAAGCTGAAAGGAGTCTCAGGGCAGCAAAAAGCTTGCTGCGTTCCGGAGATTATGATTTTGGGGTTTCGAGAGCGTACTACGCTATGTTTTACTGTACCGAGGCTTTACTCTTAACAAAGGATTTAAGATTTTCAAAACACTCTGCCGTTATTGCTTACTTTGGTAAAGAGTTTGTTAAAGAGGGGTTACTTTCAGAGGAGCTTCATAAATATCTCGTTAAAGGATTCAGGGAAAGACAGAAAGGAGACTATGAAGTTATAACTATGCCAAACAGGGACGAAGCTGAAGATCTGGTAGACAAAGCAGAGATATTTCTGAACGAGACAAAAGATTACTTAATAAATATAGGATATTATTTATAAAAATTGACAGGTGAATGGATGATGGCAATAGTCCCCGGCACTCGCCCTGAGATGATCAAAATGAGCCCCGTGATGATGGAATGCGAGAAAAGAGGGTTAGATTACTTTATTCTGCATACAGGACAACATTGCTCTTACGAGATGGATAATTAAGAATTAGAGCTGCCTCAGCCTGAGTATAATCTGGATGTGGGCGGAATTCATGCAGAGCAGACCGGCAAATGATGGTTGGAGTTGAAAAAGTTCTGAAGAGTTTTGATGAGGAAAATAGATGGAGAAGTTTTATTACGCTGAGAGTTGAGAATGAAAACATGTGAACAGAAAATGGGAGCAGTAGAATATATACTGAATGCTTCGGAAAAACTGGGTTACAGAAAAGAGGATTTGCTACGTGATGCAATAAACATGTTCCTGGCTGCAAATAAGGAACTGAGAGAAAAAATAGCCATGGAATTGTATAAAGAAGGTGAAATAAGTCTCGGTAAAGCATCAGAAATGGCTGGACTGTCTTACGAGGAGATGAAAGAGCTTTTAATCAAAAATAATATCACGATAAGGAGGGGGCCAGAATCGGCAAAAGAGCTGAGAGAGAAAGCAAAGAGGCTAAGCATGCTTTAGCTGACACAGGGTTTATCAGCGCTCTTCTAAAAATAGATCACCTGGATTTAGTCTTCAAATTGTTTGATAAGTTGTTCATAACAGTGAAAGTATACGAAGAACTGAGCAGGAGTAGAACCCTGATTAAACCACTGGTCAAAATGGGAGTGACCCCGATTTCATAAGGCAAAGCAGGAAAGATAGCAATGTGTATCTCTACTATCGACAAACTGGAGAACAGGGTTAAAGAAGGTGAAGAGAGGGGGATGGAGGCTCCGGACATATGATTTGACTATCCTCTGAAAGAATACGTTTGTG is drawn from Methermicoccus shengliensis DSM 18856 and contains these coding sequences:
- a CDS encoding HEPN domain-containing protein — protein: MKKYEREIRALIIKAERSLRAAKSLLRSGDYDFGVSRAYYAMFYCTEALLLTKDLRFSKHSAVIAYFGKEFVKEGLLSEELHKYLVKGFRERQKGDYEVITMPNRDEAEDLVDKAEIFLNETKDYLINIGYYL
- a CDS encoding UPF0175 family protein, whose product is MKTCEQKMGAVEYILNASEKLGYRKEDLLRDAINMFLAANKELREKIAMELYKEGEISLGKASEMAGLSYEEMKELLIKNNITIRRGPESAKELREKAKRLSML